In a single window of the bacterium genome:
- the murQ gene encoding N-acetylmuramic acid 6-phosphate etherase: MESDTKLVLGVEGGGTKTDWIYLKYRDSNTELVNNGQLPPSNLKLTSESQLEWMFEHLPQEATHVGIFLAGCVNQQDRNYLLRLANESWPAAAIQAGSDRDSGLAAAFGSEDGITVISGTGSAVTGRRDGRIEKAAGRGHLLGDRGGAYVICMEGLRLALRTYDLEHRTSMLAQQIMRDLALTQMEDLINWVQAADKTSISRLAPVMFEAALNGDREMLAVIEAGASALAKYTESVARWLNFQSPEVKLLGGIFLNHPKYVDLYKNALDPLLPANVSICHTPGSFGAAWLAVKNEFALDLSQAKEISRSDQKELARASTEQQNPRSRNLENLETKDLVRLLIEEEAYVANALQACSVGLEKAVDLAVDVFEKGGRMFYTGAGTSGRLGVLDASEVPPTFGESPERVQGIIAGGVTALYKSVEGAEDDPIQGALAIRQRAVTAQDLVCGITASGRTPFVLGSLQEARTIGAKTILITCNPMRNREEHWDVEIDLPTGPELVTGSTRMKAGTATKVTLNILTTCSMIKLGRTHGSWMVDLKPVNAKLRYRMVRLVSHLKNVSPDQAEKLLEAAGWNIRRALS; the protein is encoded by the coding sequence ATGGAAAGCGATACAAAACTTGTACTGGGTGTTGAAGGGGGCGGCACCAAGACGGATTGGATTTATTTGAAGTATCGCGATTCTAATACGGAGCTTGTAAACAATGGCCAATTGCCGCCTTCTAATTTGAAACTCACATCCGAATCGCAATTGGAGTGGATGTTTGAGCATCTTCCACAGGAGGCAACACACGTTGGAATTTTTCTTGCGGGTTGTGTAAATCAACAGGATCGAAACTATTTGTTGAGGCTTGCAAATGAGAGCTGGCCTGCTGCGGCAATTCAAGCCGGCAGCGATCGAGATTCCGGGTTGGCTGCGGCATTCGGGAGTGAAGATGGAATCACAGTTATCAGCGGAACGGGATCTGCGGTCACCGGACGGCGTGATGGCAGGATCGAAAAAGCAGCAGGGCGCGGACATCTGCTGGGAGACCGCGGTGGCGCTTATGTCATTTGCATGGAAGGATTGCGTTTGGCATTGCGCACTTACGATCTGGAACATCGAACGTCGATGCTTGCTCAGCAGATTATGAGAGACCTGGCTCTTACTCAGATGGAGGATCTCATCAACTGGGTCCAGGCCGCAGATAAGACATCGATTTCCAGACTGGCCCCCGTGATGTTTGAGGCGGCGCTCAATGGCGACAGGGAAATGCTGGCTGTGATTGAAGCAGGCGCTTCTGCGCTGGCCAAGTACACGGAATCGGTTGCCCGGTGGCTGAATTTTCAATCGCCCGAAGTAAAACTTCTGGGAGGCATCTTCCTGAATCACCCGAAGTATGTTGATTTGTACAAGAACGCATTAGATCCGTTGCTTCCAGCAAATGTATCCATATGCCATACGCCCGGCTCATTCGGCGCAGCATGGCTTGCTGTGAAAAATGAATTTGCGTTGGATCTGTCGCAGGCCAAAGAGATCTCACGCAGCGATCAAAAGGAGCTTGCGCGAGCGAGCACTGAACAGCAGAATCCACGATCAAGAAATTTGGAGAATCTCGAAACAAAAGATTTGGTCCGTTTACTGATTGAGGAAGAAGCTTATGTGGCCAACGCCCTTCAAGCGTGCAGCGTGGGATTGGAAAAAGCTGTCGATCTCGCGGTGGACGTGTTTGAAAAGGGCGGGCGCATGTTCTATACAGGCGCCGGAACAAGCGGCAGATTGGGTGTTTTGGATGCGAGTGAAGTGCCCCCCACATTCGGCGAATCTCCGGAGCGCGTGCAGGGAATCATTGCCGGTGGGGTCACAGCGCTCTACAAAAGCGTGGAAGGCGCTGAAGATGATCCGATACAGGGAGCGCTTGCCATCCGGCAACGAGCCGTTACTGCTCAAGATCTTGTCTGCGGAATCACCGCGAGCGGGCGCACTCCCTTTGTATTGGGCTCGCTTCAGGAAGCGCGCACAATCGGAGCTAAAACGATTTTGATCACCTGCAATCCCATGCGAAACCGCGAGGAACACTGGGACGTGGAAATCGATCTACCCACCGGACCTGAGCTTGTTACGGGTTCCACGCGGATGAAAGCCGGCACTGCAACAAAAGTCACTTTGAATATCCTGACGACCTGCAGCATGATCAAACTGGGTAGAACGCACGGTAGCTGGATGGTTGACTTAAAACCGGTGAATGCAAAGTTGAGGTATCGAATGGTTCGGCTGGTAAGTCATCTGAAGAATGTTTCCCCGGATCAAGCTGAAAAACTATTGGAAGCCGCCGGCTGGAACATTCGCAGAGCCTTATCGTAA
- a CDS encoding DUF2191 domain-containing protein translates to MRTTVTIDDDVARELKSRAKRSEKSFKQVLNESLRLAFSLSRSSVRKLKPFRVRAHRSAFRPGVDIEKLNQLVDQLDVEERIGPPKRN, encoded by the coding sequence ATGAGAACAACCGTCACCATCGACGATGACGTTGCCCGGGAACTTAAAAGTCGAGCGAAACGCAGCGAGAAAAGTTTTAAGCAGGTTTTGAATGAATCTTTGCGACTGGCATTTAGCCTTTCGCGGTCTTCCGTTCGTAAATTGAAACCCTTTCGGGTACGTGCGCACCGTTCTGCATTTCGGCCTGGAGTCGACATTGAAAAGCTGAATCAACTGGTGGATCAACTGGACGTCGAAGAGCGAATCGGGCCGCCGAAACGGAACTAG
- a CDS encoding ABC transporter permease, with protein sequence MNPLIQDLQYSLRSYRRNPGFVLVVLLILGLGIGLNTAIFSAVYGVLLKKLPFPQPQDLVTIWGKLPANGLDPLPVSPPEYQDYREKT encoded by the coding sequence ATGAATCCACTAATCCAGGATCTTCAGTATTCCTTACGATCCTATCGCCGCAATCCCGGTTTTGTTCTTGTGGTCCTTTTGATTCTAGGACTGGGGATCGGATTAAACACCGCAATTTTCAGCGCAGTGTACGGCGTCTTGTTGAAAAAGTTACCCTTTCCCCAACCACAGGACCTGGTCACGATTTGGGGAAAGCTTCCGGCAAATGGATTGGATCCACTCCCGGTATCGCCTCCCGAATACCAGGATTACCGCGAAAAAACG
- a CDS encoding type II toxin-antitoxin system VapC family toxin, producing MIVPDINLLIYAYNELAPHHLRSKRWWEKLLSEDTVVSIPWAVTLGFVRLMTHRQVLETPLPVSECCSIVEEWFSRPNVQPLEPGSRHFSIFKDFLSAAGAGGNLVTNAHIAAMVVEHSCELHSNDSDFLRFAGLKLVNPLLE from the coding sequence ATGATCGTTCCGGACATCAATCTTCTGATTTATGCGTATAACGAGTTGGCGCCGCATCACTTGCGATCAAAAAGATGGTGGGAAAAACTTCTTTCCGAGGATACGGTGGTTTCGATTCCCTGGGCTGTCACATTGGGTTTTGTTCGATTGATGACTCACCGGCAAGTATTGGAGACTCCACTCCCGGTGAGTGAATGTTGTTCCATTGTTGAAGAGTGGTTTAGCAGACCCAACGTTCAACCTTTAGAGCCAGGATCGCGACACTTTTCTATATTCAAAGATTTTTTATCAGCTGCCGGGGCAGGAGGTAATCTGGTGACCAATGCCCATATTGCCGCAATGGTAGTCGAACATTCCTGCGAGCTTCATTCGAATGATTCTGATTTTTTGCGATTTGCGGGTTTAAAGTTGGTAAATCCCCTGTTAGAGTAG
- a CDS encoding GGDEF domain-containing protein codes for MEELAKEFNRCRRDKKPVSVLLADLDHFKKINDQYGHQAGDEVLGVTAERIRSTFRSYDSIGRYGGEEFLIVLPGCCIEDAYRLSDRLRSSVAEVAAESATGSILFTISIGIACATNFAQTSPTKLVQAADEALYKAKEKGRNRIEVGV; via the coding sequence TTGGAAGAGCTTGCAAAGGAGTTTAATCGCTGCCGGCGTGATAAAAAACCTGTGAGCGTTCTGTTGGCTGATCTGGATCATTTCAAGAAAATTAACGATCAGTACGGTCATCAAGCCGGTGATGAGGTTTTAGGTGTCACGGCTGAACGGATCCGGTCTACTTTTCGCTCCTACGATAGCATCGGCAGATACGGAGGCGAGGAATTCTTGATCGTTCTTCCCGGATGCTGTATCGAAGATGCATATAGGCTGTCGGACCGGCTTCGAAGTTCTGTCGCGGAAGTCGCAGCCGAATCAGCGACTGGATCCATTCTCTTCACAATCAGTATAGGAATTGCGTGCGCAACAAATTTCGCTCAGACATCACCAACTAAGCTCGTTCAGGCGGCGGATGAAGCGCTCTACAAAGCGAAAGAGAAAGGCAGAAATCGCATAGAAGTGGGTGTGTGA
- a CDS encoding response regulator, whose product MKILVADDDRISRELLVRTLKEWDHEPVHARDGIEALKVLREENPPTLMILDWMMPGMSGADVCRFVRKICTNNPYVYILVLTGRKEKKDLIEALEAAQTISFRSLLIRTN is encoded by the coding sequence ATGAAAATTCTGGTAGCGGATGATGATCGAATCTCCCGTGAACTGCTGGTTCGGACGTTGAAGGAGTGGGACCATGAACCTGTACATGCCAGAGATGGAATCGAAGCTCTAAAAGTCTTACGTGAAGAAAATCCTCCAACCCTCATGATCCTGGACTGGATGATGCCGGGAATGTCGGGAGCGGATGTTTGCAGGTTTGTGCGAAAAATTTGTACCAACAATCCCTACGTCTATATTCTTGTGCTCACCGGAAGAAAAGAGAAAAAAGATCTCATTGAAGCATTGGAAGCGGCGCAGACGATTTCATTCAGAAGCCTTTTGATCCGGACGAATTAA
- the nagB gene encoding glucosamine-6-phosphate deaminase — translation MLVIITESYETLSAKAAQIVANHLSKKPDLVLGLATGNTPLGLYRELIRLHKEEGLDFSRATTFNLDEYLGLSSTHPQSFHCYIHRNFLNHVNVDPKNVHVPDGSIRQDFEQYCEQYEQSIRNAGGIDLQILGIGKTGHIGFNEPTSSLASRTRIKTLAELTLQENQKAFGPNGKVPPCGITMGIGTILDAKKILLLASGNSKADAVAKAIEGPITSTITASALQMHADVTVVLEEAAASSLAYKAYYQRVLEMTVRLTPERVE, via the coding sequence ATGCTGGTAATCATCACGGAAAGCTATGAAACTCTCAGCGCGAAGGCCGCGCAGATCGTTGCGAATCATCTTTCAAAGAAACCGGATCTGGTTCTTGGACTTGCAACGGGTAATACGCCTCTTGGACTCTATAGAGAACTGATTCGACTGCACAAGGAAGAAGGACTCGATTTTTCGCGGGCCACAACGTTCAATCTGGACGAGTATCTGGGATTGTCTTCCACACATCCGCAGAGCTTTCACTGTTACATCCACCGGAATTTTTTGAATCATGTGAACGTTGATCCGAAAAATGTTCATGTGCCCGATGGTTCCATCCGCCAGGACTTTGAGCAGTATTGTGAACAGTACGAACAATCGATACGAAACGCCGGCGGGATCGATTTGCAGATCCTGGGGATCGGGAAAACAGGCCATATCGGATTCAACGAGCCGACATCAAGTCTGGCGTCCCGCACACGAATCAAAACACTTGCCGAGCTAACACTTCAAGAAAATCAAAAAGCATTTGGGCCGAATGGAAAAGTGCCTCCCTGCGGAATCACGATGGGAATCGGAACGATTCTTGACGCAAAAAAAATTCTCTTGCTTGCATCCGGTAACAGCAAGGCAGATGCTGTTGCGAAAGCCATCGAAGGTCCCATCACTTCAACCATCACAGCTTCCGCGTTGCAGATGCATGCAGATGTTACGGTCGTTCTGGAAGAAGCGGCGGCTTCCTCACTCGCATACAAAGCTTACTATCAGCGCGTTCTGGAAATGACTGTCCGGCTCACGCCGGAACGCGTGGAATAG
- a CDS encoding PIG-L family deacetylase — protein sequence MNILLVSAHPDDMEIGMGGTAAKLAADGATVTSIVLTDGRRSPTPFHVDPDSLVELRQEEARRAGRVLGIQEVLFFNLPDLKSSENFETARNRLQETISRIEPAEVYTLHPQLDRHPSHQLAGSAVLKALKGRTGVTLWTYEVWGLFNQWDRFEDISSFISKKIQAISEHKSQVACVPYSEGVTGLNRWRAIFADPQQTTIQAAFAEVFIRYPVPES from the coding sequence ATGAACATACTTCTGGTTTCCGCTCACCCGGACGACATGGAGATCGGAATGGGTGGCACCGCAGCAAAGCTGGCAGCGGATGGGGCCACTGTTACGTCGATTGTACTGACGGATGGGAGAAGATCACCAACGCCTTTTCATGTTGACCCAGACTCTCTCGTTGAGTTGAGACAGGAAGAAGCGCGAAGGGCCGGACGGGTCCTAGGGATTCAGGAAGTATTGTTTTTTAATTTACCCGATTTAAAGTCCAGCGAAAATTTTGAAACCGCTCGAAATCGCCTTCAAGAAACAATCAGCAGGATCGAACCTGCCGAAGTCTATACCTTGCATCCCCAACTGGATCGTCATCCGTCCCATCAATTGGCCGGCAGCGCCGTCTTGAAAGCTCTCAAGGGACGGACAGGCGTCACTCTTTGGACGTACGAAGTGTGGGGCCTTTTCAACCAGTGGGATCGGTTTGAAGATATTAGTAGCTTCATCAGTAAAAAGATTCAGGCGATCAGCGAGCACAAGAGCCAGGTTGCCTGTGTGCCCTATTCGGAAGGAGTAACAGGATTGAACCGCTGGCGAGCTATTTTTGCAGACCCTCAACAAACGACAATTCAAGCGGCATTTGCCGAAGTATTCATACGATATCCGGTCCCTGAGAGTTAG